The Cervus elaphus chromosome 9, mCerEla1.1, whole genome shotgun sequence genomic interval accccacggactgtagcctgccagactcttctgtccatgggatttcccaggcaagaacactggagtgagttgccattcccttcaccaggggatctccccagcccaggaattgaacttgcatctcctccactgcaggtggTCTCCTCCTTTACCACATTACCAGTCACCAGGGATTCCCAATTGATGATGGAAGTATGAACCGTTTCAACCACTCTGGAAAACTGTTTACCAATATCTACCGAAGCTAAAAATATGCCTATGCAATGACCCAGAAATACCACGTCTAGGTtttatacccaagagaaataaggAGATATGTTCCCAAGAAGATGTACACAAGAATactcatagcagctttattcataacagcaTTGGGAAAGAACCCAGATGTCCATAAACAGAGTGAAAATTTTTAACTGTAGTGtattcagacaatggaatattacacagcaatTTTAAAAGAGATCTACTGGTAATGTGACAAAGATAAAGTTCATAGGCACTATATTAAGTGAAAACATCAGACACAAGAAGGCGTACTGTGTGGTTCTATTTTTCTGAACAGGAAAAACAAATCTATGGTGACAGAAGTCAGAGTACTGGTTAACTCTGGAGATGGGGCTTACTGACCTGGGTCGGGCCCAAGAGAACCTTCTGGgaagatagaatttttttttcttttatgtgggTGGTGTGAaagtgtcactcagtcatgtccaactttgtgatcctatgaactgtagcccaccaggctctctgtccatggacttctccaggcaagaatactgcagtgggtagccattccctactctaGAGTAGCATAGATAAATATACATAATTCACTGAGGTGAACACCAAGACTTACGGACTTTTATGTAAGTTATGTCTCAATTAAAGAACTtgagaggaattccctggcaatccagggcactttcactgccaagggtgtgggttcaatcctttgtcagggaactgagatcccacaaagcCTTTCAGTGTgggggtaaaaaaacaaaactttaaaacacaAAAGCAGAACTCTGTGAGTTCAGGCGAAATGGACAACAGCTCCCTGCAGTGAAGTTCTGTAGCGAGAGCCAGACTGTCACTTACCACCTGCAGGACCTCAGTTAACTtatcaggcctcagtttcctcatctgtgaattgGGGATAATAACAGTACCTTCCTCAAAGTGTCATTGTAAGGACTAAATAACTTAAAAGATACAAAGTTTAGGGTAGTAGCTATAATACTATCTAGCAATAATAAGCACTAAATAATTACTTGCTATTATGATGATGAATGGCTGAATATTCACTGCTAGGGAGAAAGATGGCCACTATAAGAATAAAAGGAACAATTAACTGAAAGCTTACAAGATGTCAAAAATCTTTTAATTCCAttgcttcaaaatatatgaaatttgaatTAAAAGACTCATTCAGCAATTCATACATATGGTAGGAGTGTTTAATGGAACTTTCTCAGTAAATGATAGACTGGAAACTGCTAAGGACTGAATGTTGGTGCTCTCTGGAGTTGACATGCTGAAGTCTAACTCCCAAGGAGATGGTTAAGAGGTGAGGCCCTTGGGAGGTGATTAGCTCATAGGGATGGAGCTCTCATGAATGGGATCAGTGCCCTTACAAAAAAGACTCCAGGGAGCTCTCTTGCtccccttctgccatgtgagacATGGCAAAAAGATGGCCATTTATGAACTAGGAAGTGGGGCCTCCCCAGACATCAAATCTGCCAGctgtgatcttggacttcccacctctagaactgtgaggaatacatttctgttctttGTAAGCCACCcagtatttttgttatagcagcccgaGCTAAGACAGAaaccagtattttaaaatgtgtaaaagacTTTTATACACAAAGAGCATGCTCCATCTAGTGGACATTTATAGGATACCATACATTGACTTCCACCATCCAAGaagcatttataaaaatgaaccatATATTAAGTGCATCAGTTAGAGACTGCATTCAGCCACAATAAATccatccctgccctcccccaaactcccctccccccaaaaaagacaaTGTCATGTACCAGTAAGAAGTGCATCTTTTTCGTGTAAACAAGATGtccagaaacaaacaacccagggCTGGTACACCCACACAAGGATACCAACCGGGGAACCAGGATGGTTGTAGCTCTGGCCAcaatctattatttttatatgtttaatttGGCAGCACCATAcagctgtgggatcttagctccctgaccagggatcacaccctcaGCCCTGTATTGGAAGCTcaaagtcctaaccacgggaccactagggaagtcccccacgCTCTCTTTAGACTGCTGCTTTCGCCCCTGTGGTCACAGGATGCCTCCTCTAGCACCAGATACGGTGCCCGCTTGTACAAAAGGCAAgaaggagagaaagtgaaagtgttagtcgctcagtcgtgtctgaagactctttgtgaccccatggactgtaatccgccagactcctctgttcatggaattctccaggcaagaatactggagtaggtagccattcccttctccaggggatcttcctgacccagggattgaagctgggtatcccgcattgtgggcagatttttcactgtccgagccaccggggaagaaggagagggatCTGGCTAAATGAAACCATTCCTTTGTGACATCTTCCCCAGGACTCACACTCAAAGATGCCTCTTGCTGGCCAGGACTGGAGAACGTGGCCTCCACTGCCACCAAGGAGGACAGGGAGGTGGAAGTATTTTAATCATGCGCATTCCCTGATGGTGTAGTGGTTTGAATGcggcccccaccaccaccatcaccgaAAGATATGTCCACCTAGAAACTCTGGTTGTGAACTCAGTTGGAAAAGGGTCTTTGTGGATGTCATTagattaaagatcttgagatgaggCCATCCTGGATATCTGGGTAGACCCTAAGTCCAATgatgtgtccttataagagacacttagaagacacagaagaggacacagacacacagaggagaaggccatgtgaagatggaggcagcgATGGGGGCGATGCTGCCACAAGGCAAGGCACACCTGGGGCCACCAAAAGTGGAAAGAGGCAAAGAAGCCTCCTCTCCTAGAGACTTTAGAGGGAACGTGgccctgcagacaccttgatttcaacTTCTGCCCTCCAGAAGTGTGAGAGAAtaaaattctcttgctttaagccacaaaatatatatgtacattgcATAGTCCCAATCTGAACAAAAATACCTAGGTGCTTTTGCAAATAAGAAGGGGCAGTTTTGGCAGGCAACTACCAAGACatgccattttccaggcaagagtactggagtgggttgctatttccttctccaagggttcctttcccaacccagggatcgaacccaggtctcccgcattgcaggcaaacgctttaccgcctgagccatcagggaagccctagacctAAAGCAAATCTCCATAAATACTTAACATTCAACAACATAAAGATCACACACTCTGCTTGTGGTGTGTTACATGTGTGTacacgtgctcagtcgtgtctgagtctctgtgaccccagggactgcagcccaccaggatccatgggatttcccaggcaagaatactggagtgggttgccacttccttctccaggggatcttcccaacccagggatagaaccctcctctcctgcattggcaggcggttcttcaccactgagccaccatagagGATGTCGCTAAAGGAGTACTAGGAGAGATGGTTACCGCCCCGGGTGCTTAGTCTGTAGAAACAGGAGGTTAATCAGCAAGGGGCCCTTCCATGggcagagacacagacagaggcaGGTCGCCGGTCCTGACGTTTTCTCCCCTGGCGTGAACCCTCTTGTGCACGCTGAGTGAAGAGCTGTGTCGGAAGGCTTTGTCACACTGAGTGCATTCGTAGGGTCTCCCCGTGGTGTGGGTTCTCACGTGGACGATGAGGTGCGAGGACTGGCCGAAGGCTCGCCCGCACTGCGGGCACACGTAGGGCTTCTTGCCGGTGTGGGTCCTCGCGTGCTTCCTGAGGGACGAGGGCTCGCCGAAGGCGCGCCCGCACTCCGGGCACGGGTAGGGCTTCTCTCCGGTGTGGATCCGCATGTGACTCTTGAGGGTGGAGAGCCGACTCAGGACCTGCCCGCAGGTGGCGCACTCGTAGAGCTTCTCGCCGGTGTGGATCCGCTTGTGCACGTTCAGGTTGGTGCTGGTGCGGAAGGGCTTCCCGCAGTGGGTGCACTGGTAGGGCTTCTCTCGGGTGTGGGTCCGCACGTGCGTCTTCAGCGACGAGTGCTCCCGGAAGGTCTTCCCACAGTGGCCGCACTCGAAGGGCTTCTCTCCGGTGTGGGTCCGCATGTGGCTCCTCAGCGAGGACGGCTGGGTGAAAGCCTTGCCACAGTCCTTGCACGAGTAGGGCTTCTCGCCCATGTGGTTCCTCTGGTGCAGGATCAGGTTGAAGTTCCTCGTGAAGGTCTTCCCGCACTGGCTGCACTCGAAGGGCTTCTCGCCGCCGTGGGTCTTCAGGTGGCGCCGCAGGTTGGAGAAGTACTTGAAGGCCTGCCGGCACTCCTGACACTCGAAGCATTTCTCCGCGGTGTGCGTCTTCTCGTGCCGGATGAGCTCGGAGCTGTACCGGAAGGATCTTGCACATTTGTCGCACGTGTAGGTTTTGTCCCCGCTGGGGACTTTCTCAGGCACGATGAGGCGGGTGGTCCGGAGGAAGGATTTTCGGCTCTCTCGGCCTTCAAAGGGGCTTCCTTCAGCAGGAAATCGCGGGTACTGAAAAAGCGGTTTGATGCTGTCAAAGGGCTTCCCAAGCTCATCATATTTATAGAGGTTTTCTCCGACCTGAGGTGGCTCCTGTCCAGTGAGGAAAATGGGAAGACCAGAGGCTTTACTGCAGTCACAGGTATTCTCCCACAAGCAAATTGTGTGTAGGAGAGAGGCGGCCCTATAGCTCAAACTTATACCGTCCTAGTGTATCTCTGCCATTTCTACCCTGAGTTCCTGCAAGAGGATACCCTGCCACAAAGAGCTATCATTTTCATTACCTTCATGGGACTTcttagaagtagatttttttttaattgttaaagaCTAAATTAAGTCTTGAATGTTCTACATCTGTGTCAGATTTACAAAAATGATCAACTTTGCACTGTTTACAAcagacaagacatggaagcaacctaaatgtccatcgacagaggaatggataaagaagataaagtaatggaatactactcagccattaaaagaatgaaataatgccatctgcagcaatatTGATGGACACAGAGATTGTCacatggagtgaagtaagtcagagaagaagAACTATCTTATGACATgccttatacatggaatctaaaaataaatgatattaatGACCTCACTTGcaaaacacaaacagactcacagacttaacaGTACAAACTTATGGCTGCTGACTGGAGGGGAGGTGGtgcggggtggagggggtggacAGGAAGGGACAGTTATGGAGTTTGggttgggatggacatgtacacactgctgtatctaaaatggataaccaacaaggacctattgtagagcacaggaaactttgctcaatgttatgtggcagcctagactggaggggagtttgggggagaatggagacatgcacatgtatgactgaatcccttcactgttctcctgaaactgAACACTCACCTGAAacacattattaatcagctataccccaatacaaaataaaaaggttttaaaaaacgATTAGCTTTGGGAACTCTGTGAGATACATCTTGATCTacatttacagtttttttcccccaattcatGACATTCACAAACTCTCTCCCAACAAACTGCCTTCTCCTAGGTGAGTACCACTTGCCTTGAATCTCTCTCTGAGCTTCTTGAGTTTCTAGCCTACAGCAATTCCTACTGTAGAGGACCAAGAATAATCCCTTGTGCCTTACCCTTTTCATGCCAATGGATGGAATCGCTGCCAAAATATCTTGATTAGGAATTGAGTCTTGGTGTTGAAGGTGAGGACCTGGAATGAATTAAGGGGGAGGAAATATCAAGTGCACAGGGAAGGAAACTCTGGGGTCAGAAGGACCAGTAAGCTAGatacatgcagattttttttaatattgatccTAAATATGTGAAGAAACTGAATAAGAGGAAcatatcaggacttccctggtccagtggttaagacaccacacttccaatgcagggggtccaggttcgatctctggttggggaactaagatctcacaggccacATGATGTAgccaaaaaacaatttttttttttttaaaaaaaggaacatactaaggagcaaaaaaaattttaagctgtTTGGCTATGTGAAGAGTTAAGTAATCACAGGAACAAGGAGTGGAAATAGTAGataattttctaagaaaagaTTCCATGAAGACTGAACCTGATGTTGAGAGAAAGTATTAGTTAAAAACATAGTGGGGAAGAACTGGATGAAATTTACACATGAAAGTGCTGAATGTAAAAAGGAGGTAGGATAATTTCCTCTATGCTCTATGAAGCCAGAGTAAAGTGTTAGAGgtaaaaaagcaagggaaagagtaaagaaagtgaaatttaCTGAGGAAGCTCAACCCAACTGCGTTCCCCATCAAGGATACTGAAAGTGTTTCTAAATCTTACACACTCATCTTAGCACCCAGAGCTAGTGCTCCCCTCGCCTGCCTAGTGCTCACCTAACTGGGCTCCTGGGAAGACCCCTCTCTCGGTGACGCACAGCTCTTCTCTTTGCTCCATATGGGAAGACATCCTGGTTGTGCAGAGTTGATCACCTGCTTATGGGAAAAGATGCAGAATGTGAGCAGACTGTGCCTGCCATGCAACAGGGGCTGATACTCTGAAGCCTTCAGGGTCACTGGAGATGGAAACAGCAAAAAGGGCACACCTACATTCTGATGTAGGCTTCCTTCACAAAGGAACTAAGGTACAAGCTCCCTCAATGGGTCCCAAAGAACAGTAGGACTCTCTAATCCCCACAACCCAGGGCCCAGCTCAAGAAGGCACTTAAGAAGCCCAGGAAGAGCAGACAAGCCTTCATTTCCATGAGGAAGCCACAAGACTATAATAAGCACCATGAGGGCAGGACCTCTCTGTCTCTTCACCTCTGGATTCCCCAGACCAGCACAGTTCTGGGAACCCGCAGTGGCTGCATGAATGTGTGCATGAAGCAGCAAGGCCGGCCTTACCCACAGAGGCCAGGTTCCTGTAGTTCTCCAGCATCACGTCTCTGTATAGGCTTTTCTGGGCAGAGTCTAGAAACAGCCATTCTTCTGGTGTGAACAGCACGGCCACATCCGCAAAGGTGACTGGCTCCTAAAATGCACATCCAGGAGCTCAGCCAGAGGCCAGCCCCTCCAGGACTCAAGAGGACAGTGAGGGGCTTGCAGGCCTGGGGAAGGGAGACTCCCATGCACAGGATGTTCAGATATAGTTCTAAGGTCCCTCAGCTCAGGCCTCAGAACTGCaacttttctccatctattcttCCCTCCAAAAATGAGAGCGTCCTGAAGTGTGGCAGCCAAGGACCTCGACTTCATGACAGGACTTAGGTACTAACAAacagccaggacttccctggtggcatagtgtgtaagaatctgcctgccaatgcaggggacacaggttcaattcctggtccaggaagatcccacatgccaaggggcgactaagcccacgtgtcacaactactgaagcctgtgtgcccagagcccatgcaccacaagaagagcagccactgcaatgagaagcccatgcactgcaacgaagagtggCCCTTGctcgctgcaacaagagaaagcctgagcgcagctacaaagacccagtgcagccaaaagtaaataaatgatttaaaataaaacaacaactaGCCTGGAAACCCTCGCCCCTAACCCCAGGGTCCAGCAGGTGAGGTCGCTGCTCACCCACCACTAGAGGCCCAGTGCCTGGAAGCCTAGAGGCCAGCTCTGTGAGCTTGAGAAGCTCCCAGACAAGGGGAGGGGACAAGGAGGCAAAGCAGGAAGAAGAGCAAGGACTTCCAGCTTACCTGTGGACAGGTGGCCAGTCCCCCAGGAGTCATGGCTGCTTCTCCTATGCTCTCCTTCTGGAGCCAGGCAGGGCCCTGAACAGACAGAGCTGCAGAAGAACAGGAGAGCCGTGAGGGTCTCAGCGGCAGGGCTGAGGCTGCCCACCATGACTGTGCGTGaccacaggtgcacacacacccttggacaagcacacacacacgtactgtACACTGAGATGTGCATGCACATATGCTTGCACACACCCACAGCTACTTGGGCACATGGGCACACTCACCCACACCAGTACCCACACATGCATACACTATgtgcagagacacacacacacagacaccactaGAGGCCCAGcaccacacatacacaagcacacacacaaacacacagaaatatacagaaacacacacagctCTTTCATCTCGGCCGCCAATATGCCAACCAAACTAAGGAAGACCCGAAAACTTAGAGGCCACATGAGCCACGGCTGCATCATGGGAAACACCCAGGAAGCTGAGCTAACACTGGTGGCCTGCTTCACCACAGGATCAACTTGAACGAATATCACCCAGGAGGCGTTGGGAAAGTCGGTACAAGGCATTACCATTTAAAGGGGAACCAGAGCTTCTGTCCAACTGTCAACCTTGATAAACTGTTGACCTTGGTCGGTGAGAAGATCCAGATAAGTGCTGTTGAGAATAAGACTGAAGCTGTCCTATCACTGATGTGATCAGAAAGATCTGGGAAACAAAAAGCTCCCAAAGCAGCCTGTCATCATGAAGGCCAAATTCTACAGCAGAAGAGCTGAGAAGAAGACTAAGGGTGTGGGAGGGGcttgcagagaaggaaatggcaacccacttcagtattcttgcctggtaaatcccagggacagaggagcctggcgggctacagtccatgaggtcaaaaggggttggacatgacttagcaactgaacagcaccaCACCAGCTTGAAGCCACATGGTGGGAAATTCATTAAATGTCATCAAGTGCTTCtgcatggaactctgttcaatgttatgtggcagcccggatgggaggggagtttgggggacaacggatacatgtatacatatggctgagtcctaTATATATGACTCGGCTTcacagttcacctgaaactatcacaacatcatcaactggctataccccaataaaaactaaaacgtttttatttttaatgttaacaagtgctttaaaaaaaaaacacacacacacatttcctccATTCCAAATCTCTGGAGCCACAGTCTCGATCCACCAACAGACGCTGAGGTTTCTACAGTGCCCCTTTCTCCCCCTTGACTCAGCCCTGAGTCAGCTGTTCCTCCCTGACTGCAGGGCCCCTTCCTCTGCCCCAACTCTGCAGGGTTGGTACCGCCCAGGACTTACCACAAGCAGAGCAGAGAAACCACCACTTCCCTGGGAGCCTGCCCGAGAAGGAAGCGTCCTTCCTTTCCCGTCTTCAAATCGATAACATTCCTCCCCtacaccaggctcctcactcTGGCCTGTTACAGAGAAGTGATGCCCCACAATCCCATCTCCCGATACCCCCACTTCCCCTCTCAGTGGGACCTTTCCCTTGGTCATTAAATCTGAACCACGTCCAATCCCTGATCCCATGGTATTAGTTTCCCATggcagctatttaaaaaaaaaaaaaaaaccacaactgggtggcttaaaacaacagaattgtATTCTCTCAGAGTTCCAGCAGCCAGAAGTCCAGGATCAAGCCGTTGGTGGGGCCACACTCCCACTCAGACTCCGGCTGAGTCATTCCTTGCCTTTTCTTGGCTTATGGTGGTGGTTGTTATTCAGTCcttaagtcatatccgactctttgcaaccccaagactgcagcacaccaagatcccctgtccttctctacctcccagagtttgctcagattcacgtcatttgagtcggagatgccatctaaccatctcattctctgtcgccctcttctcctgccctcaatctttcacagcatcagggtcttttccagtgagtcaggtcttcacatcatgtggccaaactattggagcatcagcttcagtatcagtcctcccaatgaatattcaggactgatttccttttgggttgactggtttgatctccgtgcagtcgaagggactctcaagagtctcctccagcaccacagttcaaacacatcaattctttggcactcagccttctttatggtccaactctcacatccatacatgactactggagaaaccttGGCTTCTGGTGGTGAAAGTCAATCCGGGGCTTATAACTGCGTCCCTCAAATTGCTGCCTCTGTTGTCATGTGACCTTCTCCCCGACATGTCCCTGTCTTCACAAGGCATCTTCCCCTTCTTAAAATGGCACCGTTCATGTGGGATTAGGGTCCACTGTCATGACCTCACCTTAACCTGATGTCATCTGCgaagactctatttccaaacaaggtcacgTTCACAGGTACCAGGGGTTAGAACTTCACTAGGGTCTggtcgggggagggggggggaggcgggggcaCAATACAGTTATAATACCCCACCTCTCCCTCTGGCTCCTGTTTTATCTCTTTGTTCCCCATCGTGGGCAAACTCTGTACTCATTCCCTCACCTCATATTCAGTTCCAAAACACCACCATTCAACGACCAGCACCTCACTAGAGTCCCCTGTGACCTCCATCTCCAGGGAGGATCTAGTAGAAATGTTCAGTCGTCCAATCCCCCTATGTTAAAGCCCACCCCACCTGGGCTtcggagggcttccctggtggctcagttggtaaagaatctgtctgcaatgcgagagacctgggtcaggaagatccccctagagaagagaatggcaacccactccagtattcttgcctggacaatcccagggacagaggagcctggcaggctacagtccatggggtcacaaagagtcagacacggaagagcgactaacacttccactttgcTGGGCTTCGGCACCCAACCCCAGCCTCCTCCACTCCTGCGCAAGTTCCTGCCCCATCACTTGCTGGTGTCCCATCGGGACGCCAGcatgcttctcctgcattggcaggtgggttctttactgctgagcccctaTTCCCCCTCCCATAAGTGCCCCCAGTTGTCTGGTAAATGAATGCATACATGACCCACCAAACTATCTCAACTTGACCTCCTGAATACCTTTTACATAGTTCCATGCttccctcggagaaggcaatggtaacccactccagtacgcttgcctggaaaatcccatggacggaggagcctggtaagctgtggtccatggggtcttgaagagttgggcacaactgagcgacttcactttcacttttcactttcatgcactggagaagaaaatggcaacccactccagtgttcttgcctggagaatcccagggatgggggagcctggtaggctgccatctatggggtcacacagagtcagacacaactgaagcgacttagcagcagcagcagcagcatgcttccCTACTGTGCAGACGTAAGTTAACACAGCCCTCCTGACTGCTCTCCTTAGCAAGGCCAGCTGGCAAGGCTGGCCCTTAGCTGGCCTCTGGgaacttggatttcttttttcttttctttttaagccttctattttaattccttttatttattttttttttttggctgcactgcacagcatgtggaatctcagttccctgaccagggattgaacccattccccctgcattggaagtaaggggtttaaccactggaccgccagggaagtcccagaatttgGATTTCGAGACAGTTCCCCCGACCCTAACTGGTAAGAGGGGCTCACTCTGCTTTAACTGTCTGTACAAACAATGAGGTCCTTGTTGGatgccttctttctttccagaagCCTGGAGTTTAGGTATGTGCTGGGCAGATGGTGCCTACACGACCAGCCCCCAGGGAAAACCCTGGGCTCTGAGTCTATAATGAACCTCCCTGTAAATTTCACTGTGCACATGTTGTCACAGCTTACTGCTGAAGGAATTCAGCATGTCCTGTGTGGCTCCACTAGGGGAGGACTCTGAAAGCTTGTGCCTGGGTTCCTGCAGGTGTCACCCCAAAAgccttttccctttgctgattttgCTTTGCATTCCTTCACTGGAATAAATCAGAGCCATGAGTACAACATTAAGCTGAGTTTGGGGCATGGCCTTAGGGACCCCTGACACGCCTACTCCATACTcactccccagcccctgggggaGGGCGTCAGGGGTTTGTCTGCAATTGTTTCCCAGTGCCCTTCTCACCACGGGATGACAGTCTAGAGCACTTCCACAGTACTTTAAGAGCAAAGCGTACTCCAAGTACTCCATGAGTACTTTATAGCACAGATGGCCAAAAACCAcataaaaagatgcacaacatcgATAGTCATCAAAGacgtgcaaatcaaaactacagtcaagcatcacctcacacctgtcaggatggccatgatcaaaaaatctacaaacaataaatgctggagaggatgtggagaaaagggaaccctccttcactgttggtgggaatgtaaattgatgcagtcactatggagaacagtatggaggctccttaagaaactaaaaatagtactatcatatgactcagcaaccCCTCTCCTGgacatatacctggagaaaatcataattcaaaaagatacatgcactccagtgttcactacagcactatttacaatagccaagataccaaaccaacctaaatgttcattgagagAGAAACGGATAAGacgatatggtatatatatacaatggaatactgtatGTGCTAcattttcagttgtgtccaacttttgtgactccatagcctgtggcatgccaggctctcctgtccatgggattctccaggcaagaatactggagtgggttgtcatgccctcctccaggggatcttcccaacccagggatcaaacccacatctcttttgtctcctgcattggcaggcaggttctttaccacgagtgccacctggggagcccataaATGATGAGATGACTTTACATATTCTCTCCCTAAGACAACGACTGCAGTCAGAAGAAAGGAAGGTGGACCCAAGTTCCCAGACACAG includes:
- the ZNF333 gene encoding zinc finger protein 333 isoform X4, which produces MELIQEWTLLDDAGRNLCRHVLQDNCRTPAPRAAGTPPCKASLVSQVEPREELKAAEHGVLCATGVDWESQFTPKEPTPLQDISEENSSYDLQMGPELDLKIEIKSEMEEEVMPPAPEDWSALQQSSEYAVSLGGGLPGGPQPLSRRPKVQDMSGLKVAVQMQRVATPEPALGLPRLWRAGGAALSVQGPAWLQKESIGEAAMTPGGLATCPQEPVTFADVAVLFTPEEWLFLDSAQKSLYRDVMLENYRNLASVAGDQLCTTRMSSHMEQREELCVTERGVFPGAQLGPHLQHQDSIPNQDILAAIPSIGMKREPPQVGENLYKYDELGKPFDSIKPLFQYPRFPAEGSPFEGRESRKSFLRTTRLIVPEKVPSGDKTYTCDKCARSFRYSSELIRHEKTHTAEKCFECQECRQAFKYFSNLRRHLKTHGGEKPFECSQCGKTFTRNFNLILHQRNHMGEKPYSCKDCGKAFTQPSSLRSHMRTHTGEKPFECGHCGKTFREHSSLKTHVRTHTREKPYQCTHCGKPFRTSTNLNVHKRIHTGEKLYECATCGQVLSRLSTLKSHMRIHTGEKPYPCPECGRAFGEPSSLRKHARTHTGKKPYVCPQCGRAFGQSSHLIVHVRTHTTGRPYECTQCDKAFRHSSSLSVHKRVHARGENVRTGDLPLSVSLPMEGPLAD
- the ZNF333 gene encoding zinc finger protein 333 isoform X6; this translates as MESVTLEDVAMELIQEWTLLDDAGRNLCRHVLQDNCRTPAPRDWESQFTPKEPTPLQDISEENSSYDLQMGPELDLKIEIKSEMEEEVMPPAPEDWSALQQSSEYAVSLGGGLPGGPQPLSRRPKVQDMSGLKVAVQMQRVATPEPALGLPRLWRAGGAALSVQGPAWLQKESIGEAAMTPGGLATCPQEPVTFADVAVLFTPEEWLFLDSAQKSLYRDVMLENYRNLASVAGDQLCTTRMSSHMEQREELCVTERGVFPGAQLGPHLQHQDSIPNQDILAAIPSIGMKREPPQVGENLYKYDELGKPFDSIKPLFQYPRFPAEGSPFEGRESRKSFLRTTRLIVPEKVPSGDKTYTCDKCARSFRYSSELIRHEKTHTAEKCFECQECRQAFKYFSNLRRHLKTHGGEKPFECSQCGKTFTRNFNLILHQRNHMGEKPYSCKDCGKAFTQPSSLRSHMRTHTGEKPFECGHCGKTFREHSSLKTHVRTHTREKPYQCTHCGKPFRTSTNLNVHKRIHTGEKLYECATCGQVLSRLSTLKSHMRIHTGEKPYPCPECGRAFGEPSSLRKHARTHTGKKPYVCPQCGRAFGQSSHLIVHVRTHTTGRPYECTQCDKAFRHSSSLSVHKRVHARGENVRTGDLPLSVSLPMEGPLAD
- the ZNF333 gene encoding zinc finger protein 333 isoform X7, which produces MGPELDLKIEIKSEMEEEVMPPAPEDWSALQQSSEYAVSLGGGLPGGPQPLSRRPKVQDMSGLKVAVQMQRVATPEPALGLPRLWRAGGAALSVQGPAWLQKESIGEAAMTPGGLATCPQEPVTFADVAVLFTPEEWLFLDSAQKSLYRDVMLENYRNLASVAGDQLCTTRMSSHMEQREELCVTERGVFPGAQLGPHLQHQDSIPNQDILAAIPSIGMKREPPQVGENLYKYDELGKPFDSIKPLFQYPRFPAEGSPFEGRESRKSFLRTTRLIVPEKVPSGDKTYTCDKCARSFRYSSELIRHEKTHTAEKCFECQECRQAFKYFSNLRRHLKTHGGEKPFECSQCGKTFTRNFNLILHQRNHMGEKPYSCKDCGKAFTQPSSLRSHMRTHTGEKPFECGHCGKTFREHSSLKTHVRTHTREKPYQCTHCGKPFRTSTNLNVHKRIHTGEKLYECATCGQVLSRLSTLKSHMRIHTGEKPYPCPECGRAFGEPSSLRKHARTHTGKKPYVCPQCGRAFGQSSHLIVHVRTHTTGRPYECTQCDKAFRHSSSLSVHKRVHARGENVRTGDLPLSVSLPMEGPLAD